Proteins from a genomic interval of Microbacterium esteraromaticum:
- a CDS encoding ABC transporter substrate-binding protein: protein MKKMRVGAVVAVAGVAVALTGCTSAGGGAADGDTIVVDMWAGSEDDTAALEAQMDVVREQNPDIKVELRTAPWGDFFTKLTTNMASGNMACVTGMNSGMLASYTSGFTKLTDDDLATAGLAASDFAEGSLEILSNKGDMYGVPFDVATMLTYYNEDQLTAAGTDLPSIGWTFDDFEAIAAKATTDGKYGFGIGMGDFQWQALPIAKGGLQPVAQDGTLQLTDPAFADAAEWYAGLVTEQKVAAPVASASDGGWGENQFTSENAAMAVDGTWNAVGYLTNDAGFAAGMAPLPTGENGNLSLILGSGYGIAESCENKEDALKVLGSLLSKDAQDYIASSGRSYPARAESQPLYFESLDEAYREQVEATFVAAFENVQGQYVSDNWAKVGTFVQPSLVSIYNGQESMSAVLESAQQQFGN from the coding sequence ATGAAGAAGATGCGTGTGGGTGCAGTGGTCGCCGTTGCTGGCGTCGCGGTTGCACTGACGGGTTGCACCAGTGCAGGTGGTGGTGCAGCGGACGGCGACACGATCGTCGTCGACATGTGGGCCGGCAGCGAGGACGACACGGCCGCGCTGGAGGCGCAGATGGATGTCGTGCGCGAGCAGAACCCGGACATCAAGGTCGAGCTGCGCACGGCGCCGTGGGGTGACTTCTTCACCAAGCTCACCACCAACATGGCCTCCGGCAACATGGCCTGCGTCACCGGCATGAACTCCGGCATGCTCGCCAGCTACACCTCGGGCTTCACCAAGCTGACCGACGACGACCTCGCCACCGCCGGCCTGGCCGCGTCTGACTTCGCAGAGGGCAGCCTCGAGATCCTCTCGAACAAGGGCGACATGTACGGTGTGCCCTTCGATGTCGCAACGATGCTGACGTACTACAACGAGGACCAGCTCACCGCCGCGGGCACCGACCTGCCGAGCATCGGCTGGACCTTCGACGACTTCGAAGCGATCGCGGCCAAGGCCACCACCGATGGCAAGTACGGCTTCGGCATCGGCATGGGCGACTTCCAGTGGCAGGCGCTCCCGATCGCCAAGGGCGGCTTGCAGCCGGTCGCACAGGATGGCACGCTGCAGCTCACCGACCCCGCCTTCGCGGACGCCGCAGAGTGGTACGCCGGCCTGGTGACCGAGCAGAAGGTCGCCGCGCCCGTGGCATCCGCCTCGGATGGTGGCTGGGGCGAGAACCAGTTCACCAGCGAGAACGCCGCGATGGCCGTCGACGGCACCTGGAACGCCGTCGGATACCTCACCAACGACGCGGGGTTCGCCGCTGGTATGGCACCGCTGCCGACGGGTGAGAACGGCAACCTCAGCCTGATCCTCGGCTCGGGCTACGGCATCGCCGAGAGCTGCGAGAACAAGGAAGACGCGTTGAAGGTGCTCGGTTCCCTGCTCAGCAAGGACGCACAGGACTACATCGCTTCCTCGGGTCGCAGCTACCCGGCACGTGCCGAGAGCCAGCCGCTCTACTTCGAGTCGCTCGACGAGGCGTACCGTGAGCAGGTCGAGGCCACCTTCGTCGCCGCCTTCGAGAACGTCCAGGGTCAGTACGTGTCTGACAACTGGGCCAAGGTCGGCACGTTCGTCCAGCCGTCGCTGGTGAGCATTTACAACGGCCAGGAGTCCATGTCGGCAGTGCTCGAGTCCGCTCAGCAGCAATTCGGCAACTGA
- a CDS encoding carbohydrate ABC transporter permease, with protein sequence MTITNAPKRRSGSLAKVEARQALGFASPALVGLALFTIVPVVLSIVMSFFDWPTFGERTFNGGANYARLFEDPNFLPALRNTIVFTLLYVPLSVVFSLALAIGLGPRIRGRGALRVLFFIPVVTPMVANVLVWKMLLQPQGLFNGLAQTWFGVELPNFLADKNWAMIMVVVMSVWQGIGYNMLIFSAALEQLPESVMEAARIDGARGFRMTWSIMVPMISPAIFFATIMTMITSLQVFVQPQMLTGGGPGNATQPLVMWIYNQGFKFQDLGLAAAGAWILFALIITVTAIQFKAQKRWVHYEH encoded by the coding sequence ATGACGATCACGAACGCGCCCAAGCGGCGCTCGGGGTCGCTCGCCAAGGTCGAGGCGCGCCAGGCGCTGGGCTTCGCAAGCCCAGCCCTGGTGGGCCTCGCCCTTTTCACGATCGTGCCGGTCGTCTTGTCCATCGTGATGAGCTTCTTCGACTGGCCGACGTTCGGCGAGCGCACCTTCAACGGCGGGGCGAACTACGCCCGCCTCTTCGAGGACCCCAACTTCCTCCCCGCACTGCGCAACACGATTGTGTTCACGTTGCTGTACGTGCCGTTGAGCGTTGTGTTCTCGCTGGCGCTGGCCATCGGCCTCGGACCCCGCATTCGCGGACGCGGCGCGCTGCGTGTGCTCTTCTTCATCCCCGTCGTCACCCCGATGGTGGCCAACGTGCTGGTGTGGAAGATGCTGCTGCAACCGCAGGGGCTGTTCAACGGCCTGGCGCAGACCTGGTTCGGCGTCGAGCTGCCGAACTTCCTGGCAGACAAGAACTGGGCGATGATCATGGTCGTCGTCATGAGCGTCTGGCAGGGGATCGGCTACAACATGCTGATCTTCTCGGCTGCCCTGGAGCAGCTGCCCGAAAGCGTGATGGAGGCCGCGCGTATCGACGGTGCCCGCGGGTTCCGGATGACGTGGAGCATCATGGTTCCGATGATCTCGCCGGCGATCTTCTTCGCCACGATCATGACGATGATCACCTCGTTGCAGGTGTTCGTCCAACCCCAGATGCTCACCGGTGGTGGCCCCGGCAATGCCACACAACCGCTGGTGATGTGGATCTACAACCAGGGCTTCAAGTTCCAGGACCTCGGTCTGGCCGCTGCCGGCGCGTGGATCCTGTTCGCGCTGATCATCACCGTCACCGCGATCCAGTTCAAGGCGCAGAAGAGGTGGGTGCACTATGAGCATTGA
- a CDS encoding carbohydrate ABC transporter permease, with protein MSIDVAESDTRTLVTRDGEEHVEVERRSGRAPMTPWERVRLVLAHITIYVAALLFMLPLVYAFFSALKPNGEMFAMPPSLFGSEIRWSNFAEVFEYGPFWTYIGNSLFTSVAGTLVVLVVSTTAGYAFGRLRWKGRDAVFVLFLATLMVPAEVLVIPMFQVMQWFGWVDTYQALIFPFAFGAFGTFLMRQFFRGIPYELEEAARVDGAGPVRTFLQIILPLSKSAVAVLAVFTFLSFWNSYLWPLIVTVDYNNLGTLPVGLASFSGLTGTRWDLQMAASIISMIPTTILVIALQKHLVKGIAMAGLGGR; from the coding sequence ATGAGCATTGACGTCGCAGAGTCCGACACTCGGACGCTGGTGACCCGCGACGGCGAAGAGCACGTCGAGGTCGAGCGTCGCTCGGGGCGTGCGCCGATGACACCCTGGGAGCGCGTGCGCCTGGTGCTCGCACACATCACCATCTACGTGGCTGCGCTGCTGTTCATGTTGCCTCTGGTCTACGCGTTCTTCTCGGCGCTCAAACCCAATGGTGAGATGTTCGCGATGCCGCCGTCGCTGTTCGGTTCTGAGATCCGCTGGTCGAACTTCGCCGAGGTGTTCGAGTACGGTCCGTTTTGGACCTACATCGGCAACTCGCTGTTCACCTCGGTCGCCGGAACCCTCGTCGTCCTGGTGGTGTCGACGACCGCCGGCTACGCCTTCGGACGCTTGCGCTGGAAGGGCCGCGACGCGGTCTTCGTCCTGTTCCTGGCGACGCTGATGGTGCCGGCCGAGGTGCTGGTCATCCCCATGTTCCAGGTCATGCAGTGGTTCGGTTGGGTCGATACGTACCAAGCCCTGATCTTCCCGTTCGCGTTCGGTGCGTTCGGTACGTTCCTGATGCGGCAGTTCTTCCGCGGCATCCCGTATGAGCTCGAAGAAGCCGCTCGCGTCGATGGCGCCGGCCCCGTGCGCACATTCCTGCAGATCATCCTGCCGCTGTCGAAGTCGGCGGTCGCTGTGCTGGCGGTGTTCACCTTCCTCTCGTTCTGGAACTCGTACCTGTGGCCGCTGATCGTCACGGTCGACTACAACAACCTCGGCACGCTGCCTGTGGGTCTGGCGAGCTTCTCGGGCCTGACCGGCACTCGATGGGATCTGCAGATGGCCGCGTCGATCATCTCGATGATCCCGACGACCATCCTCGTGATCGCGCTGCAGAAGCACCTGGTCAAGGGCATTGCCATGGCCGGCCTCGGAGGACGCTGA
- a CDS encoding ROK family protein encodes MPSFEGPLLVGIDIGGTKIAVLVCDESRRVLARGEAPAPVADGGSAVADAAARLVHQLTSGRTVRAAGVGAAGVIDHESGSIRAASATFTDWVGFPLASELADRLGCVVTVENDVNAFLLGEASPHEQDVLGVMLGTGVGGAVLMDGELRRGPHGAAGEIGHTPGYGDLPCTCGQTGHLETLASGTSIALRYTARTGRTVAGSREVAALADAGDADALAVFRDAGRALGTACASAAALLDISDAIVGGGVARAWHLLQPGIDDALRTDAPVTGIPLRIRPATHGADAVALGAIASARALALVPVA; translated from the coding sequence ATGCCTTCTTTCGAGGGGCCGCTGCTCGTCGGTATCGATATCGGCGGCACCAAGATCGCCGTCCTTGTCTGCGATGAGAGCAGACGCGTGCTCGCCCGCGGCGAGGCACCGGCTCCCGTCGCCGACGGGGGATCGGCCGTGGCCGACGCTGCCGCGCGTCTGGTGCACCAGCTCACATCCGGCCGCACCGTACGTGCGGCCGGGGTGGGTGCCGCGGGAGTGATCGACCATGAGTCCGGCTCCATTCGTGCGGCATCCGCCACCTTCACCGACTGGGTCGGCTTTCCGCTCGCCAGCGAGCTCGCGGATCGTCTCGGTTGTGTGGTCACGGTCGAGAACGACGTCAACGCCTTCCTGCTCGGTGAAGCATCGCCGCACGAGCAGGACGTGCTCGGTGTGATGCTCGGCACCGGAGTGGGTGGCGCTGTGCTGATGGACGGCGAACTGCGTCGAGGGCCGCATGGCGCGGCCGGAGAGATCGGTCACACGCCTGGTTACGGAGATCTGCCGTGCACGTGCGGTCAGACCGGGCACCTCGAGACCCTGGCATCGGGTACGTCCATCGCGTTGCGCTACACGGCGCGCACCGGGCGAACTGTTGCGGGTTCGCGTGAGGTCGCCGCGCTGGCCGATGCGGGGGATGCCGATGCGCTGGCGGTATTCCGTGATGCGGGGCGCGCGCTCGGTACGGCGTGTGCCAGTGCCGCGGCCTTGCTCGATATCTCCGATGCGATCGTCGGCGGTGGTGTGGCACGCGCGTGGCACCTGCTGCAGCCGGGTATCGACGATGCCCTGCGCACCGATGCCCCCGTCACGGGCATCCCGCTGCGCATCCGCCCCGCCACCCACGGTGCCGATGCCGTCGCGCTCGGCGCGATCGCCTCGGCGCGAGCCCTGGCCCTCGTTCCCGTCGCCTGA
- a CDS encoding M81 family metallopeptidase → MTDRLDASQIWMGALPDAHERGLTAPRIGIAGISIESSTFSPHVSGDEAFTIRTDEDLLGYYPFLDEGRELRAAARWTPIYHGRSLPGGAVAPQTYQRMKDAIVEGIRDSIRRDGPFDGFFFDIHGAMSVIGMKDAEGDLAVAVREALGPETLISSSMDLHGNVSEVLRDEVDMLTCYRMAPHEDWMNTKERAVWNLLARLRGEHGADPLRRRPYRAWVPVPVLLPGEKTSTRLEPAAGIYAELPGIEAMDGVIDASVWIGYAWADEPRCQAYVMVMGDDQQLIAREAERVARMFWDAREDFVFVAPTATLDGALQKALAPGAARPYLISDSGDNPTAGGAGDVTWTLTELLGRPELTDGSVTTLVASIFDADAVKAAEAAGVGAEIVLEAGAGVDAGPAGPVRISGEVFSITEGDADAGTQAVINVGGLHAIITSRRKPFHHLDDFRMLGLDPENADIVVVKIGYLEPELYDLAADWTLALTPGGVDQDLLRLGHSDLAPGVYPFDTTGNPALTAHVSRRQES, encoded by the coding sequence ATGACCGACCGCCTCGACGCCAGTCAGATCTGGATGGGCGCGCTGCCCGATGCCCACGAGCGCGGACTCACCGCGCCCCGCATCGGCATCGCCGGCATCTCCATCGAGTCCAGCACCTTCTCGCCGCACGTCTCGGGTGACGAGGCGTTCACGATCCGCACGGATGAGGACCTCCTCGGGTACTACCCGTTCCTCGACGAGGGACGCGAGCTCAGGGCGGCAGCGCGGTGGACCCCGATCTACCACGGGCGATCCCTTCCCGGGGGAGCGGTGGCACCGCAGACGTACCAGCGGATGAAGGATGCGATCGTTGAGGGCATCCGCGACAGCATCCGTCGTGACGGACCCTTCGATGGCTTCTTCTTCGACATCCACGGCGCGATGAGTGTGATCGGCATGAAGGACGCCGAAGGCGACCTCGCCGTCGCCGTCCGCGAGGCGCTCGGTCCCGAGACGCTGATCTCATCGTCGATGGATCTGCACGGCAACGTGTCGGAGGTCCTGCGTGACGAGGTCGACATGCTCACCTGCTACCGCATGGCGCCGCACGAGGACTGGATGAACACGAAGGAGCGAGCGGTGTGGAACCTGCTCGCGCGTCTGCGCGGCGAGCATGGTGCCGACCCGCTGCGGCGTCGCCCGTATCGGGCCTGGGTGCCGGTTCCGGTGCTGCTGCCCGGTGAGAAGACCAGCACGCGCCTGGAGCCCGCCGCCGGCATCTACGCCGAGCTACCCGGGATCGAGGCCATGGATGGCGTGATCGACGCGTCGGTCTGGATCGGATACGCGTGGGCCGACGAACCGCGTTGCCAGGCGTATGTGATGGTGATGGGCGACGACCAGCAGCTCATTGCCCGTGAGGCCGAGCGCGTCGCTCGCATGTTCTGGGACGCGCGCGAGGACTTCGTGTTCGTCGCACCGACGGCGACGCTCGACGGTGCGCTGCAGAAGGCGCTCGCACCGGGCGCCGCCCGTCCGTACCTGATCTCGGACTCGGGCGACAACCCGACGGCCGGCGGCGCAGGAGATGTCACCTGGACGCTCACCGAGCTGCTGGGGCGTCCAGAACTCACCGACGGATCGGTCACGACGCTCGTCGCCTCGATCTTCGACGCGGACGCGGTCAAAGCCGCCGAGGCGGCCGGCGTCGGCGCCGAGATCGTGCTCGAGGCCGGTGCCGGGGTCGACGCGGGCCCGGCGGGCCCGGTGCGCATCAGCGGTGAGGTCTTCTCGATCACCGAGGGCGACGCGGATGCCGGCACCCAGGCGGTCATCAACGTCGGCGGTCTGCACGCGATCATCACCTCTCGCCGCAAGCCGTTCCATCACCTCGACGACTTCCGCATGCTGGGGCTCGACCCCGAGAACGCCGACATCGTCGTGGTCAAGATCGGCTATCTGGAGCCGGAGCTCTACGACCTCGCCGCGGACTGGACGCTGGCGCTCACACCGGGCGGGGTCGACCAGGATCTGCTGCGCCTTGGACACAGCGACCTCGCACCCGGCGTCTACCCGTTTGACACCACCGGAAACCCCGCACTCACGGCGCACGTGAGCCGACGTCAGGAGAGCTGA